The Pan troglodytes isolate AG18354 chromosome 1, NHGRI_mPanTro3-v2.0_pri, whole genome shotgun sequence genome includes a region encoding these proteins:
- the SLC2A5 gene encoding solute carrier family 2, facilitated glucose transporter member 5 isoform X3, whose product MGCSRVATSFELIIISRLLVGICAGVSSNVVPMYLGELAPKNLRGALGVVPQLFITVGILVAQIFGLRNLLANVDGWPILLGLTGVPAALQLVLLPFFPESPRYLLIQKKDEAAAKKALQTLRGWDSVDREVAEIRQEDEAEKAAGFISVLKLFRMRSLRWQLLSIIVLMGGQQLSGVNAIYYYADQIYLSAGVPEEHVQYVTAGTGAVNVVMTFCAVFVVELLGRRLLLLLGFSICLIACCVLTAALALQDTVSWMPYISIVCVISYVIGHALGPSPIPALLITEIFLQSSRPSAFMVGGSVHWLSNFTVGLIFPFIQEGLGPYSFIVFAVICLLTTIYIFLIVPETKAKTFIEINQIFTKMNKVSEVYPEKEELKELPPVTSEQ is encoded by the exons ATGGGATGCAGCAGAGTCGCCACATCATTTGAGCTTATCATTATTTCCAGACTTTTGGTGGGAATATGTGCAG GTGTATCTTCCAACGTGGTCCCCATGTACTTAGGGGAGCTGGCCCCTAAAAACCTGCGGGGGGCTCTCGGGGTGGTGCCCCAGCTCTTCATCACTGTTGGCATCCTTGTGGCCCAGATCTTTGGTCTTCGGAATCTCCTTGCAAACGTAGATG GCTGGCCGATCCTGCTGGGGTTGACCGGGGTCCCCGCGGCGCTGCAGCTCGTTCTGCTGCCCTTCTTCCCCGAGAGCCCCAGGTACCTGCTGATTCAGAAGAAAGACGAAGCGGCCGCCAAGAAAG CCCTACAGACGCTGCGCGGTTGGGACTCTGTGGACAGGGAGGTGGCCGAGATCCggcaggaggatgaggcagagaaGGCCGCGGGCTTCATCTCGGTGCTGAAGCTGTTCCGGATGCGCTCGCTGCGCTGGCAGCTGCTGTCCATCATCGTCCTCATGGGCGGCCAGCAGCTGTCGGGCGTCAACGCT ATCTACTACTACGCGGACCAGATCTACCTGAGCGCCGGCGTGCCGGAGGAGCACGTGCAGTACGTGACGGCCGGCACCGGGGCCGTGAACGTGGTCATGACCTTCTGCGCC GTGTTCGTGGTGGAGCTCCTGGGTcggaggctgctgctgctgctgggcttCTCCATCTGCCTCATAGCCTGCTGCGTGCTCACTGCAGCTCTGGCACTGCAG GACACGGTGTCCTGGATGCCATACATCAGCATCGTCTGTGTCATCTCCTACGTCATAGGACATGCCCTCGGGCCCA GTCCCATACCCGCGCTGCTCATCACTGAGATCTTCCTGCAGTCCTCTCGGCCATCTGCCTTCATGGTGGGGGGCAGCGTGCACTGGCTCTCCAACTTCACCGTGGGCTTGATCTTCCCGTTCATCCAG GAGGGCCTCGGCCCGTACAGCTTCATTGTCTTCGCCGTGATCTGCCTCCTCACCACCATCTACATCTTCTTGATTGTCCCGGAGACCAAGGCCAAGACGTTCATAGAGATCAACCAGATTTTCACCAAGATGAATAAGGTGTCTGAAGTGTACCCGGAAAAGGAGGAACTGAAAGAGCTTCCACCTGTCACTTCGGAGCAGTGA